In one window of Harpia harpyja isolate bHarHar1 chromosome 11, bHarHar1 primary haplotype, whole genome shotgun sequence DNA:
- the COLGALT2 gene encoding procollagen galactosyltransferase 2 isoform X2, translated as MEDPQSYPEEIGPKHWPSSRFTHVMKLRQAALRAAREKWSDYILFIDADNLLTNPQTLNLMIAENKTLVAPMLESRSLYSNFWCGITPQGYYKRTLDYPLIREWKRTGCFAVPMIHSTFLIDLRKEASTKLMFYPPPQDYTWSFDDIMVFAFSSRQAGIQMFICNHEHYGFLPMPLKSHQTLQEETENFVHTLIEAMIDRPPIEPSLYVSVPLKNPDKMGFDEIFMINLKRRKDRRDRMLRTLYEQEIAVKIVEAVDGKALNTSQLKALSIDMLPGYRDPYSSRPLTRGEIGCFLSHYYIWKEVVNRELEKTLVIEDDVRFEHQFKRKLMKLMDDIEQAQLDWELIYIGRKRMQVQEPEKAVPNVMNLVEADYSYWTLGYAISFQGAQKLIGAEPFGKMLPVDEFLPVMYNKHPVAKYMEYYESRDLKAFSAEPLLVYPTHYTGQPGYLSDTETSTIWDNETVSTDWDRTHSWKSRQQGKIHNDAQNKDALPSQSSLNVPSSRDEL; from the exons gtCTTACCCAGAAGAAATTGGGCCAAAACATTGGCCAAGCTCCCGATTCACTCATGTGATGAAACTCCGACAGGCTGCCCTGCGCGCTGCACGAGAGAAGTGGTCAGACTACATCCTG TTTATTGATGCAGATAATTTACTGACGAACCCACAAACCCTGAACCTGATGATAGCAGAAAACAAGACATTGGTGGCACCAATGCTTGAGTCTCGCTCTCTCTACTCTAACTTCTGGTGTGGCATCACCCCCCAG GGCTATTACAAAAGGACCTTGGATTATCCCCTGATTCGGGAATGGAAGAGGACAGGCTGTTTTGCTGTCCCAATGATTCATTCCACGTTCCTCATTGACTTGAGGAAAGAGGCCTCCACCAAGCTGATgttctacccccccccccaggactaCACCTGGAGCTTTGATGATATCATggtctttgccttctccagtCGCCAAGCAG GAATACAGATGTTCATCTGCAACCATGAACACTATGGTTTCCTTCCCATGCCCCTGAAATCGCACCAGACGCTGCAAGAAGAAACCGAGAACTTTGTGCACACACTAATCGAGGCTATGA TTGATCGACCTCCCATTGAACCCTCTCTATATGTCTCTGTTCCTCTGAAGAACCCTGACAAGATGGGATTTGATGAA ATTTTCATGATCAATCTGAAGCGTCGGAAAGACAGGCGCGATCGGATGCTGCGGACTCTCTATGAGCAGGAGATTGCAGTCAAGATAGTGGAGGCTGTGGATGGAAA AGCACTGAACACGAGTCAGCTCAAAGCTCTCAGCATCGATATGCTCCCAGGTTATCGGGACCCATATTCCTCCAGGCCACTAACCAGGGGTGAGATCGGCTGCTTCCTTAGTCACTATTACATCTGGAAGGAG GTGGTGAACAGAGAACTGGAGAAGACACTTGTTATTGAGGACGATGTGCGCTTTGAACACCAGTTTAAGAGGAAGCTCATGAAGCTGATGGATGACATTGAACAAGCCCAGCTAGACTGGGAGCTTAT CTACATTGGCCGGAAAAGGATGCAGGTGCAGGAGCCCGAGAAAGCAGTTCCCAATGTCATGAACCTGGTGGAAGCTGATTACTCGTACTGGACCCTGGGGTACGCAATCTCTTTCCAAGGGGCTCAGAAACTCATCGGAGCTgagcctttcggcaagatgctgccTGTAGATGAATTTCTACCAGTCATGTACAACAAGCACCCTGT AGCGAAGTACATGGAGTACTATGAGTCCAGAGACTTGAAAGCCTTCTCAGCAGAACCCCTGCTTGTTTACCCCACCCACTACACAGGGCAGCCAGGCTACCTCAGCGACACAGAGACCTCTACAATCTGGGACAACGAGACCGTGTCAACGGACTGGGACAGAACACACTCCTGGAAATCCCGGCAGCAGGGCAAGATCCATAATGATGCCCAGAACAAAGATGCCCTGCCTTCCCAGTCATCTCTCAATGTGCCGTCCTCCAGGGATGAGCTATGA